The proteins below come from a single Limnobaculum xujianqingii genomic window:
- a CDS encoding methyltransferase family protein yields the protein MKCAALELRFPPPIIFVISLLVIGLINWWFPAFRTESTLMLVVSGVCFLASGIIGLSSLAMFYREKTTVNPIKVNSATTLVDSGLYAFSRNPMYLALALLLLSICLWLGNLLGLTGVVLFIAFITRFQIIPEERALTEVFGENYQRYCQRVRRWL from the coding sequence ATGAAATGTGCCGCACTGGAGTTGCGTTTTCCACCACCAATTATTTTTGTTATTTCTCTGCTGGTTATTGGTTTGATTAACTGGTGGTTCCCGGCATTCAGAACAGAATCTACTCTGATGCTAGTGGTGTCTGGCGTCTGTTTTCTGGCATCCGGCATCATTGGATTATCCAGTCTGGCAATGTTCTACCGTGAAAAGACCACGGTTAATCCTATCAAGGTAAACTCAGCGACTACTCTGGTTGATAGCGGTCTGTATGCTTTTTCCCGTAATCCGATGTATCTGGCATTGGCTTTATTGCTGCTGAGTATCTGTTTATGGTTGGGAAATTTGCTGGGGCTGACCGGGGTTGTGCTGTTCATTGCGTTTATCACCCGGTTTCAAATTATTCCGGAAGAAAGGGCGCTGACTGAGGTTTTTGGTGAGAATTATCAGCGTTACTGCCAACGAGTACGGCGTTGGTTGTAA
- the menF gene encoding isochorismate synthase MenF, translated as MKQISELVKQLHERLQEVARPEPGRERITVSLTLQQRTSLLSWLAAQPIFPQFYWRQRDDLEEAAVCGEVIRFNDADSARQFLVTNNVADMRIWGLNTFDQVETPSFNTPKSALFLPRIELLRDMDGGKLVVNLYSETSLADDVAIAQKSIEQLTTSRPLPVLNVKVNSVQHQPEKQGWCDLLNQALEAIQQGQFEKVVLARKSTLSLNEPLNPAAFLNASEKVNHHCFHFMMRMDDKTAFLGSSPECLFLRVGQHLTTEALAGTVASSSDNQQAKQLGDWLMQDKKNQHENLLVVDDICQRLHGGILAIDVLPAEIVRLRKVQHLRRSIHAELAAANDADSLQRLQPTAAVAGLPREPARQFILQHEPFTRDWYAGSAGYISLNQTEFAVSLRSALVEGSNIHLYAGAGIVAGSDPEQEWLEIENKAAGLRTLLEE; from the coding sequence GTGAAGCAAATATCTGAACTGGTGAAGCAGCTGCATGAGCGCCTGCAAGAAGTTGCTCGCCCGGAACCAGGTCGGGAGCGTATTACCGTTTCCCTCACGCTTCAGCAACGTACCTCGTTACTTAGTTGGCTTGCAGCCCAGCCAATTTTCCCACAGTTTTACTGGCGTCAGCGTGATGATTTAGAAGAAGCGGCAGTATGTGGGGAAGTGATTCGATTTAATGATGCGGATTCTGCCCGTCAGTTTTTGGTGACTAATAACGTCGCGGATATGCGTATCTGGGGATTGAATACCTTTGATCAGGTAGAAACTCCATCATTTAACACGCCGAAAAGTGCCTTATTTCTGCCTCGTATTGAGCTATTACGGGATATGGATGGCGGTAAGCTGGTGGTGAATCTTTACAGCGAAACCTCGCTGGCTGACGATGTGGCTATTGCACAGAAAAGCATTGAGCAGTTAACCACCTCCAGGCCGCTACCGGTACTTAATGTAAAGGTTAACAGCGTACAGCATCAGCCAGAAAAGCAGGGATGGTGCGATCTGTTAAATCAGGCACTGGAGGCTATTCAGCAAGGTCAGTTTGAAAAAGTAGTATTAGCCCGTAAGTCGACGCTATCGCTAAATGAACCTCTGAATCCGGCAGCGTTTCTCAATGCCAGCGAGAAAGTAAATCATCATTGCTTCCACTTTATGATGCGAATGGATGATAAAACGGCGTTTTTAGGATCGTCCCCTGAATGTCTGTTTTTACGGGTTGGTCAACATCTGACTACCGAAGCGCTGGCGGGTACGGTAGCCAGTTCATCGGATAACCAACAGGCGAAACAGCTGGGCGACTGGTTAATGCAGGATAAAAAGAACCAACATGAAAACCTGCTGGTGGTTGATGATATTTGCCAGCGGTTGCACGGCGGTATTCTGGCCATTGACGTTCTGCCTGCGGAGATTGTTCGCTTACGTAAAGTGCAACATCTGCGCCGTAGTATTCATGCGGAGCTGGCAGCGGCCAACGATGCAGACAGCCTGCAACGATTACAGCCAACGGCGGCAGTAGCGGGGCTTCCGCGCGAACCAGCCCGTCAGTTTATTTTGCAACATGAACCTTTTACGCGTGACTGGTACGCCGGTTCTGCCGGGTATATCTCTTTAAATCAAACCGAGTTCGCTGTTTCTCTGCGTTCTGCTTTGGTGGAGGGCAGTAATATCCATTTGTATGCCGGAGCCGGTATTGTAGCGGGTTCCGATCCCGAACAGGAGTGGCTGGAAATAGAGAACAAAGCGGCAGGATTAAGAACGCTGCTGGAAGAATAA
- the nuoN gene encoding NADH-quinone oxidoreductase subunit NuoN → MTLTAQHMLSLLPLLIVGLTVVVVMLSIAWRRDHFLNATITVIGLNVALLSLFIVAQQPATDVTPLLRIDGFSIFFTALVLLASLATCTFAYPWLSGYPDNKEEFYLLVLIAALGGVVLAGANHLASLFIGIELLSLPLFGLVGYAYRQRRSLEASIKYMVLSAAASSFLLFGMALLYAGTGGLSFADLGHSMSDKVLHQPLLIVGLGMMLVGFGFKLSLVPFQLWTPDVYQGAPAPVSTFLATASKIAIFGALVRMFMYAPVADGESVRTVLAIIAFCSILFGNILALTQSNIKRMLGYSSIAHLGYLLVALIAVQGHQLSIETINVYLAGYLFASLGAFGVVSLMSSPYTGPDAESLYAYRGLFWHKPILSAVLTVMMLSLAGVPMTLGFIGKFYVIAIGVSADLWWLTVTVVVGSAIGLYYYLRTMVSLYLEAPQERQRDTPSNWALTAGGVVVLLSALAVLFFGLYPEPLIKLARYAFPMM, encoded by the coding sequence ATGACACTAACTGCACAACATATGCTTTCTCTATTACCGCTGTTAATCGTTGGATTGACCGTGGTGGTTGTGATGCTGTCCATTGCGTGGCGACGCGATCACTTCCTTAATGCAACAATTACGGTTATTGGCCTTAACGTTGCGCTGCTTTCGCTGTTTATTGTTGCACAGCAACCGGCTACGGATGTGACCCCGCTGCTACGAATCGATGGATTCTCAATCTTTTTCACCGCACTGGTGCTGCTGGCTAGCCTGGCAACCTGTACCTTTGCTTACCCATGGCTGAGTGGCTACCCGGATAATAAAGAAGAATTTTATTTGCTGGTGTTGATTGCTGCATTGGGTGGGGTGGTATTAGCGGGTGCTAACCATCTGGCATCGCTGTTTATTGGTATTGAACTGCTTTCATTGCCGCTGTTTGGTCTGGTGGGTTATGCTTATCGCCAGCGTCGCTCACTGGAAGCGTCAATTAAATATATGGTGTTGTCTGCGGCGGCTTCTTCATTCTTGCTGTTTGGTATGGCGCTGCTGTATGCGGGAACCGGTGGCTTGTCTTTCGCCGATCTGGGTCACAGCATGAGTGATAAGGTGCTGCATCAACCGCTGTTGATTGTTGGCCTTGGCATGATGCTGGTTGGCTTCGGCTTTAAGCTATCTCTGGTGCCGTTCCAACTGTGGACGCCGGACGTTTATCAGGGTGCTCCGGCTCCGGTATCAACCTTTCTGGCAACTGCCAGTAAGATTGCTATCTTCGGTGCGCTGGTGCGGATGTTCATGTATGCACCAGTAGCTGACGGTGAATCAGTTCGTACTGTGTTAGCGATCATTGCCTTCTGTTCCATTCTATTCGGTAACATTCTGGCACTGACTCAAAGCAACATTAAGCGGATGCTGGGTTATTCATCTATCGCTCACTTAGGTTACCTGCTGGTAGCGCTGATTGCGGTTCAGGGTCATCAACTATCGATTGAAACCATTAACGTCTATCTGGCAGGTTATCTGTTTGCTAGCTTGGGTGCTTTTGGTGTGGTCAGTCTGATGTCCAGCCCGTATACCGGTCCGGATGCTGAATCTCTGTATGCTTATCGCGGTCTGTTCTGGCATAAGCCAATTCTGTCTGCGGTGTTAACCGTGATGATGCTGTCTCTGGCTGGTGTGCCGATGACTTTAGGCTTTATTGGTAAGTTCTATGTTATCGCTATCGGTGTGAGTGCAGATTTATGGTGGTTAACCGTAACGGTAGTGGTCGGTAGTGCGATTGGTCTTTACTACTATCTGCGTACCATGGTCAGCCTGTATCTGGAAGCTCCGCAAGAACGTCAGCGTGATACACCAAGCAACTGGGCGTTAACCGCTGGTGGTGTGGTCGTTCTGCTGTCGGCGCTGGCAGTGCTGTTCTTTGGTCTGTATCCGGAGCCGCTGATTAAGCTGGCGCGGTATGCATTTCCAATGATGTAA
- the nuoM gene encoding NADH-quinone oxidoreductase subunit M, with protein MLLPWLILLPFIGGFLCWPSERLGKQVPRYVALISMGLTLVLSLYLWMESGFTVTSPQNMWLAEPFRVDWIPSLGIQIHLALDGLSLLMVVLTAFLGLLAILCSWTEGQRSQGFFHLNLLWILGGVMGVFLAVDMFLFFFFWEIMLVPMYFLIALWGHKGSDGKTRISAATKFFIYAQASSLFMLIAIVGLVFVHFKATGVMTFNYEDLLNTPMSYEVQFLLMLGFFIAFAMKMPVVPLHGWLPDAHSQAPTAGSVDLAGLLLKTAAYGLLRFSLPFFPEASHAFAPIAMWLGVLGIFYGAWMAFVQTDIKRLIAYTSISHMGFVMIAIYSGSVLAYQGAVVQMIAHGLSAAGLFIISGQLYERLHTRDMREMGGLWKRIRYLPALSLFFAVATLGMPGTGNFVGEFMILFGSYPVVPVITVVATFGLVFASVYSLVMMQRAYYGAPKSDKPIAGMNMRELSMVLLLVVLLVLLGVYPQPVLDTSHSAVSTISQWYNAAASVSPDMSIGK; from the coding sequence ATGCTACTACCTTGGCTAATACTTTTACCCTTTATCGGCGGCTTCCTTTGCTGGCCGAGCGAGCGCTTAGGTAAACAAGTGCCTCGTTATGTTGCGCTGATATCGATGGGGTTAACGCTGGTTCTCTCCCTGTATCTGTGGATGGAGAGCGGCTTTACTGTCACTTCTCCGCAGAATATGTGGTTGGCTGAGCCATTCCGCGTAGACTGGATCCCAAGCCTTGGCATTCAGATCCATCTGGCATTAGATGGTCTGTCACTGCTGATGGTGGTATTGACTGCTTTTCTTGGGCTGCTGGCTATCCTCTGTTCATGGACAGAAGGTCAGCGCTCTCAGGGTTTCTTCCATTTAAACCTGCTGTGGATTCTCGGTGGGGTAATGGGGGTGTTCCTGGCAGTCGATATGTTCCTGTTCTTCTTCTTCTGGGAGATTATGCTGGTTCCGATGTACTTCCTGATTGCTCTTTGGGGGCATAAAGGATCTGACGGTAAAACCCGCATTAGCGCAGCAACTAAATTCTTTATCTATGCGCAGGCCAGCAGCCTGTTCATGTTGATTGCCATTGTTGGTCTGGTATTTGTTCACTTCAAAGCCACCGGCGTGATGACCTTCAACTATGAAGACTTGCTGAATACGCCAATGTCCTACGAAGTACAGTTCCTGCTGATGCTGGGCTTCTTTATCGCCTTTGCGATGAAAATGCCGGTAGTGCCACTGCACGGCTGGTTGCCGGATGCTCACAGTCAGGCACCAACCGCAGGTTCTGTTGACCTTGCCGGTCTGCTGTTGAAGACCGCGGCTTATGGTTTACTGCGCTTCAGTCTGCCGTTCTTCCCGGAAGCGTCTCACGCGTTTGCACCAATTGCCATGTGGCTGGGTGTGTTAGGGATCTTCTACGGTGCCTGGATGGCGTTTGTTCAGACCGATATTAAACGTTTAATCGCTTACACCAGTATTTCCCACATGGGCTTTGTGATGATCGCTATTTATAGCGGTAGCGTGCTGGCTTATCAGGGTGCGGTGGTGCAGATGATTGCTCACGGCCTGTCAGCTGCCGGTCTGTTTATCATCAGTGGTCAACTGTATGAGCGTCTGCATACTCGCGATATGCGTGAAATGGGCGGTTTGTGGAAGCGTATTCGTTATTTACCAGCGCTGTCGCTGTTCTTTGCCGTAGCGACCTTAGGTATGCCAGGAACCGGTAACTTCGTTGGTGAATTTATGATTCTGTTTGGAAGCTATCCGGTAGTTCCGGTTATTACTGTGGTGGCAACTTTTGGTTTGGTATTCGCATCAGTTTACTCACTGGTTATGATGCAACGTGCTTATTACGGTGCACCAAAATCTGATAAACCAATTGCAGGCATGAACATGCGTGAGCTGTCCATGGTGCTGTTACTGGTGGTGTTGCTGGTACTGTTAGGCGTTTACCCTCAGCCGGTTCTGGATACGTCACACTCTGCGGTGAGCACCATTTCTCAATGGTATAACGCTGCGGCTTCCGTATCTCCAGACATGTCTATAGGAAAGTAA
- the nuoL gene encoding NADH-quinone oxidoreductase subunit L — MNQNLLYLTILLPLLGFLLLAFSRGRWSENTSATVGVGSIGLAALVTAWIVYSFVSQGNSAEVSQQVLWTWMKVDNFDISVTLTLDSLSVTMLSVVVGVGFFIHLYASWYMRGEEGYSRFFAYTNLFIASMVVLVLADNLLLMYLGWEGVGLCSYLLIGFYYTNPNNGAAAMKAFIVTRVGDVFLAIGLFILFHELGTLNIREMLELAPQKFAAGSTALNWATLMLVGGAVGKSAQLPLQTWLADAMAGPTPVSALIHAATMVTAGVYLIARTNGLFLLTPEVLNLVGVIGGVTLLLAGFAALVQTDIKRVLAYSTMSQLGYMFLALGVQAWDAAIFHLMMHAFFKALLFLSSGSVILACHHEQNIFKMGGLRKKIPLVYVCFLVGGAALSALPMVTSGFFSKDKILFEAYASGHFNLMLAGLVGAFLTSLYTFRMIFIVFHGEEKTEAHSVGGISHTLPLVVLLVLSTAVGAFLALPLNGVLPVREWPEEGKLMLEMISGGVAIVGILLAAVLYLGKRQMVTSIAQSGPGKLLSTWWYNAWGFDWLYDKVFVKPYLAVAKLLQRDPLNSLMNLTAMFVRLCNRTMVVSENGLLRWYAASMALGAVVVLALLLWV, encoded by the coding sequence ATGAACCAGAACCTACTATATCTAACAATTTTGCTACCGCTGCTGGGCTTTTTGCTGCTGGCATTCTCCCGCGGTCGCTGGTCTGAGAACACTTCTGCTACGGTGGGTGTGGGTTCTATCGGTCTGGCAGCTCTGGTTACGGCGTGGATAGTTTATAGCTTTGTCTCTCAGGGAAATTCAGCAGAAGTATCGCAACAGGTTCTCTGGACCTGGATGAAAGTGGATAACTTCGATATCAGCGTAACCTTAACGCTGGATAGCCTGTCGGTCACCATGTTGTCAGTGGTGGTGGGCGTTGGCTTCTTTATTCACCTGTATGCTTCCTGGTATATGCGCGGTGAAGAGGGTTATTCTCGTTTCTTTGCTTACACTAACCTGTTTATCGCCAGCATGGTGGTTTTGGTACTGGCCGACAACTTACTGCTGATGTATCTCGGCTGGGAAGGGGTGGGGCTATGTAGTTATCTGTTAATCGGTTTCTACTACACCAATCCGAACAATGGTGCAGCAGCCATGAAAGCCTTTATCGTGACCCGTGTGGGTGACGTGTTCCTGGCCATTGGTCTGTTTATCCTGTTCCACGAACTGGGCACGCTGAACATCCGCGAGATGCTGGAATTAGCACCGCAGAAATTTGCTGCTGGCTCAACGGCGCTGAACTGGGCAACCCTGATGTTAGTTGGTGGTGCAGTAGGTAAATCAGCACAGTTACCGTTACAAACCTGGCTGGCCGATGCGATGGCTGGTCCAACACCGGTTTCTGCTCTGATCCACGCCGCGACCATGGTTACCGCGGGTGTCTATCTGATTGCCCGTACTAACGGTCTGTTCCTGTTAACGCCAGAAGTATTGAATCTGGTTGGCGTTATCGGTGGTGTGACTTTGTTGCTGGCAGGTTTTGCAGCACTGGTTCAAACCGATATCAAACGTGTTCTGGCTTACTCAACCATGAGTCAACTGGGTTACATGTTCCTGGCGCTTGGCGTACAGGCATGGGACGCAGCAATCTTCCACCTGATGATGCACGCTTTCTTTAAAGCGCTGTTATTCCTGTCATCCGGCTCGGTGATTCTGGCTTGCCATCACGAGCAAAACATTTTCAAAATGGGCGGATTACGTAAGAAGATCCCTCTGGTATATGTTTGCTTCCTGGTGGGTGGTGCGGCGCTGTCTGCCTTACCAATGGTCACTTCCGGCTTCTTTAGTAAGGATAAGATCCTGTTTGAAGCCTATGCATCAGGCCACTTTAACTTAATGCTGGCAGGCTTAGTTGGGGCATTCCTGACCTCGCTATATACCTTCCGCATGATCTTTATTGTGTTCCACGGCGAAGAAAAAACCGAAGCGCATTCAGTGGGTGGGATTTCCCATACTTTACCGCTGGTGGTGCTGTTGGTGTTATCAACCGCTGTGGGTGCTTTCCTGGCGCTGCCGCTGAACGGTGTGTTACCGGTTCGTGAATGGCCAGAAGAAGGCAAACTGATGTTAGAGATGATCTCCGGTGGTGTGGCGATTGTTGGTATCTTACTGGCGGCGGTGCTGTACCTTGGCAAACGTCAAATGGTTACCAGCATTGCACAAAGCGGACCGGGCAAACTGCTCTCTACCTGGTGGTATAACGCGTGGGGCTTCGACTGGCTGTATGACAAGGTGTTTGTTAAACCTTATCTGGCAGTGGCGAAGCTGTTACAGCGTGATCCACTGAACTCTCTGATGAATCTGACGGCGATGTTTGTTCGCTTATGTAACCGTACGATGGTAGTCAGTGAAAATGGTCTGTTGCGCTGGTACGCCGCGTCAATGGCTTTGGGTGCAGTGGTCGTATTGGCTCTGTTATTGTGGGTTTAA
- the nuoK gene encoding NADH-quinone oxidoreductase subunit NuoK: MIPLEHGLILAAILFALGLAGLLIRRNLLFMLISLEIMINAVALAFVVAGSFWQQPDGQVMYILVISLAAAEASIGLALLLQLHRRRQTLNVDSVSEMRG; encoded by the coding sequence ATGATCCCATTGGAACATGGTCTGATACTGGCGGCGATTCTGTTCGCGCTGGGTCTGGCCGGGCTGCTGATCCGTCGTAACTTGTTATTCATGCTGATCAGCCTGGAAATCATGATCAACGCCGTAGCGTTGGCGTTTGTAGTGGCGGGTAGCTTTTGGCAACAGCCGGATGGACAAGTAATGTACATTCTGGTGATTAGCCTGGCAGCGGCAGAGGCCAGTATCGGTCTTGCGCTGTTATTACAGCTTCATCGTCGTCGTCAAACCCTGAATGTCGACTCTGTCAGTGAGATGCGCGGATGA
- the nuoJ gene encoding NADH-quinone oxidoreductase subunit J — MEVAFYISAAIAVLATLRVITHTNPVHALLFLIVSLLAISCVFFSLGAYFAGALEIIVYAGAIMVLFVFVVMMLNLGDSVTHQEREWLKPGVWLGPAALCLVLLVILCIGIYSAAGQPIYGDMVDAKRVGVSLFGPYVLAVELASMLLLAGLVVAYHLGRENKSAEASINKTEEQA; from the coding sequence GTGGAAGTTGCATTTTATATTTCAGCGGCCATTGCCGTTCTGGCAACGCTAAGGGTGATTACACATACCAATCCGGTGCATGCGTTACTGTTTTTAATCGTCTCGCTGCTGGCTATTTCCTGCGTGTTCTTCTCGCTGGGAGCCTACTTTGCCGGTGCGCTTGAAATTATCGTTTACGCCGGGGCCATTATGGTGCTGTTCGTGTTCGTAGTGATGATGCTGAATCTTGGTGATTCAGTAACCCATCAGGAACGTGAGTGGCTGAAACCTGGCGTATGGCTTGGCCCTGCGGCACTGTGTCTGGTGCTGTTAGTGATCCTGTGCATTGGTATCTATAGCGCAGCGGGTCAACCTATTTATGGGGATATGGTAGACGCAAAACGAGTGGGTGTAAGCCTGTTCGGTCCTTACGTTCTTGCCGTTGAACTGGCTTCTATGCTGCTGTTAGCAGGTCTTGTTGTTGCTTACCACTTAGGTCGTGAGAACAAGAGTGCTGAAGCGTCGATTAACAAAACGGAGGAACAAGCATGA
- the nuoI gene encoding NADH-quinone oxidoreductase subunit NuoI has translation MTLKELVVGFGTQLRSLWMIFLHAFHKRDTRMYPDVPIYVPPRYRGRIVLTRDPDGEERCVACNLCAVACPVGCISLQKAEMQDGRWYPEFFRINFSRCIFCGMCEEACPTTAIQLTPDFEMADFKRQDLVYEKEDLLISGPGKYPEYSFYRMSGMAIDGKGKGEAENESKPIDLKSLLP, from the coding sequence ATGACATTAAAAGAGTTAGTGGTTGGCTTCGGTACCCAACTGCGCAGTCTGTGGATGATTTTCCTGCACGCGTTTCATAAGCGTGACACGAGAATGTACCCGGATGTACCTATTTATGTACCGCCTCGTTACCGTGGTCGTATTGTTCTGACTCGCGATCCAGACGGGGAAGAGCGTTGCGTAGCCTGTAACCTGTGTGCGGTTGCCTGTCCGGTTGGCTGTATCTCGCTGCAAAAAGCCGAGATGCAGGATGGCCGTTGGTATCCGGAATTTTTCCGTATTAACTTCTCACGCTGCATTTTCTGCGGCATGTGTGAAGAGGCTTGCCCGACCACGGCAATTCAGCTGACGCCAGACTTTGAAATGGCTGACTTTAAACGTCAGGATCTGGTGTATGAAAAAGAAGATCTGCTGATTTCTGGTCCGGGTAAATACCCTGAGTATAGCTTCTACCGGATGTCCGGTATGGCGATTGACGGCAAGGGTAAAGGCGAAGCGGAAAACGAATCTAAACCAATTGACCTGAAAAGTCTTTTACCCTAA
- the nuoH gene encoding NADH-quinone oxidoreductase subunit NuoH: MSWLTPEVTDTLIAIGKAVVILLVVVTCGALMSFGERRLLSLFQDRYGPNRVGPFGSLQIVADMIKMFFKEDWVPNFSDKMIFTLAPIIAFSSMLLAFAIVPVTPTWGVSDLNIGILFFFMLAGLAVYAVLFAGWSSNNKYALLGAMRASAQTLSYEVFLGLSLMGIVAVTGSFNMRDIVEAQADVWFVIPQFFGFVTFVIAGIAVCHRHPFDQPEAEQELADGYHIEYSGMKFGLFFVGEYVGIVTISALIVTLFFGGWQGPFLPPILWFALKTGFFMMMFILVRASLPRPRYDQVMSFGWRVCLPLTLLNLLVTAAIILIKAQ, from the coding sequence ATGAGTTGGCTGACTCCGGAAGTGACAGATACTCTGATTGCTATCGGTAAAGCAGTGGTGATCCTGTTGGTAGTGGTAACCTGTGGCGCGCTGATGAGTTTCGGTGAACGCCGCCTGTTATCTCTGTTTCAGGATCGTTACGGACCAAACCGGGTAGGGCCGTTTGGTTCACTGCAAATCGTGGCGGACATGATCAAGATGTTCTTCAAAGAGGACTGGGTTCCCAACTTCTCTGACAAGATGATCTTTACTCTGGCACCGATTATCGCCTTCAGCTCAATGCTACTGGCTTTCGCGATCGTACCAGTTACCCCGACCTGGGGTGTATCTGACCTGAATATCGGCATCCTGTTCTTCTTTATGCTGGCTGGTCTGGCGGTATATGCGGTGCTGTTCGCCGGTTGGTCAAGTAACAACAAATACGCTCTGTTAGGTGCCATGCGCGCCTCGGCGCAAACCCTGAGCTATGAAGTGTTCCTGGGCTTGTCGCTAATGGGTATTGTTGCGGTGACCGGTTCGTTTAACATGCGCGATATCGTAGAAGCTCAGGCTGATGTCTGGTTTGTTATTCCTCAGTTTTTTGGCTTTGTCACCTTTGTGATAGCGGGCATAGCAGTATGTCACCGCCATCCATTTGACCAGCCGGAAGCGGAACAGGAACTGGCTGATGGTTACCACATTGAATATTCCGGTATGAAGTTTGGTTTGTTCTTCGTCGGTGAATATGTCGGTATCGTCACTATTTCTGCCTTAATCGTGACGCTGTTCTTCGGTGGCTGGCAGGGGCCGTTCTTACCACCTATTCTGTGGTTTGCTCTGAAAACCGGCTTCTTCATGATGATGTTTATTCTGGTACGGGCATCATTGCCTCGTCCACGTTATGACCAGGTGATGTCTTTTGGCTGGCGCGTTTGCCTGCCGTTAACGCTGTTGAACCTGTTGGTTACAGCGGCCATCATTCTGATTAAAGCGCAATAA